Part of the Aquimarina sp. MAR_2010_214 genome is shown below.
AGTAGAAGAGGAGTGAATACCTAACTTCTTTTCTTCGTCACCGAGAGAAATCCCATTAGATGGATCGTTTTCTACAATAAATCCTGTAATGTTTTTATCGTCTTCAATACGGGCAAAAACAATAAATAAACTACAGAAACCTGCATTGGATATCCACATTTTTTGTCCAGAAATCGAGTAATGTGTTCCATCTTCAGAAAGAACAGCTTTTGTTTTACCAGAATTGGCATCTGATCCTGCACCTGGTTCTGTTAGGCAGTATGCTCCAAACCACTCACCAGTAGCAAGTTTAGGAACATATTTTTTCTTTTGTTCTTCATTACCGTACAAAGTGATTGGCATGGTTCCAATACCAGTATGAGCTCCAAAAGCAGTACTAAATGATCCGGTAGCTCCAGAGATATAATCACAAACTAACATTGTAGATACGAATCCCATTCCTAGACCATCATATGCTTCGGGTACAGAAACTCCTAAAAGCCCAAGCTCACCGGCTTTACGCATACATTCTTCTGTATATGCATAGTCTTTACTTTCGAATCGTTCCCAATGAGCCCATAGCTCACGATCTACAAATTCTCTTGCGCTATCACGCATCATTCTTTGCTCCTCAGAAAAATCTTCTGGAGTAAATACATCTTCACATTTAGTTTCTTTAACAAGGAATTGTCCTCCTCTAAGAATATCTTTATTTATAGTTTTATCACTCATTTTTTTAGTAAGGTTTTAGTTTATAGAGAAAAGAAAATAGAAGAAAGATAAAAGACTTTATAAGTTTAATCCATTTTGGAATCCCATTGTCATTCTCTGCCATTCTTCAATTTTGTTTTCTAGGTTTTTTAAGGTATTATTATCAATATATTTTCTATGATTTGCTACTAAAAGTTGTGTTCCTAATTCGAATGAAGGGCTCAAAGAGTAATCAATAAAATTATTAAATGATTTATTGGATCTTCCTGAGCCTTCAGCTATATTACTTGGTATTGAAACAGAACATCTACTTATTTGTAAGCTTAAATCATATCTTTCATGTTTAGGAAAAGAGAGCAAAATATCAGATACGTCATTAGCAATTTCTAATCCTAATTTCCATATTTTCAGATTTTTATAATTATGTCTTTTCCTCAAAATCAGATTCTCTTTGTTCTTTTTTCTAGATTCTGTTTTTTTTAATTTAAAAATTCATAAATACCAGCAGCACCTTGTCCTGTACCTACACACATGGTTACCATTCCGTATTTACCTTTCATATCACGTTTACGCATTTCGTCAAATAATTGAACCGAAAGTTTTGCTCCTGTACATCCTAATGGATGTCCTAATGCAATTGCGCCTCCATTAACATTTACAATATCCTGATTAAGACCTAATTCTCTCATTACAGCAAGAGATTGAGAAGCAAAAGCTTCATTAAGTTCTATAAGTTCGATATCATCTTGTTTTAATCCGGCTTGTTTTAGAGCTTTCGGAATAGCTTTTACTGGTCCAATACCCATGATTCTTGGCTCTACACCTGCAGCTGCATAATTAACAAGTCTTGCTATTGGCTCAAGGTTTAGTTCTTTAACCATCTCTTCACTCATTACCATCACAAAAGCAGCACCATCACTCATTTGCGAAGAATTACCAGCAGTTACACTTCCTCCAGCTTCGAATACAGGTCTAAGTTTACCTAATACTTCTTTACTGGTTCCGGCACGAGGCCCTTCATCCTTAGATACAGTATATGATTTTGTAGCCTTTTTTCCATTTTCATCAACATAAATTTGTTCGACATTGATAGGAACAATTTGATCCTGAAAACGCTTTTCTGCTTGTGCTTTTAAGGCCTTCACATGAGAGTTATAGGCAAATTCATCTTGATCTTCTCGGGATACTTTGAATTGGTGAGCAACTGCTTCTGCAGTATTTCCCATTCCCCAATAATAATCTTCATGCCCTGATTTGGCTAAATCATAGTTAAGTTCTGTTTTATAACCTGTCATAGGAACAGAACTCATACTTTCTGCCCCACCGGCAATAATACAATCTGCCATTCCGGATTGTATTTTGGCTGTTGCAATACCAATGGTTTCTATTCCTGATGAACAAAATCTATTTACTGTTACTCCAGGAACATCAACAGAATTTAATCCCATTAATGAGATTAAACGTGCCATATTTAATCCTTGAGACCCTTCGGGCATGGCATTACCAACAATTACATCGTCGATACGTGCTTTGTCAAGGTTAGGAAGCTCTTTCATCATATGTGCTATGGTTTCGGCTGCCAATTCATCTGTTCTTTTAAACCTGAACACCCCACGAGGAGCTTTTCCTACGGCTGTTCTATATGCTTTTACTATATATGCTGTTTTCATTGTTTTATAGTATTGAGTATTGAGATATTAGTATTGAGATTCATAATCTTTTTTGAAATGAATAATTCATTTTCTGTATTTCAATACATAATTCAATAACTTGTTCTACTTTTTCTTTACTTATTATATTTAATTCTATTATTAATACTAATTGTGTATGGAGTTCATAACATGAACCATTTGCAATACTTAAAAAATGTTTAAATTCTTTACTTGAATTTCTTCCAGCACCTTCAGCAATATTGGAAGAAATGGAAATAGCACTGCGTTTTATTTGAGAAACTAAACCATATTTTTCATTAGAAGGAAGATGACTTGCTAGTTGATAGACAGATTTGGCTAAATCAATTGATTTTTTCCATATTTTTAAATCTTCAACTTTGTGCATTACTTTATAATCTAATTACTCAATACTAAATTCTCAATACTAATTACGTAATGGTTTTCCTTTCTTAAGCATATGTTCGATACGTTCAAGAGTTTTACGTTCTGTACAAAGTGATAAGAAAGCTTCACGTTCCAGATCCAATAAGTATTGTTCTGTAACCAATGTTGGTTCAGATAAATCTCCACCAGCCATTACATATCCTAGCTTATTAGCTATTTTATGATCATGCTCAGAAATATATTTACTAGCTTCCATAGAGTCGGTTCCTACTAAGAACATACCTAATGCTTGTTTACCTAGTACCTTAATATCTTTTCGAAGAGGTGGTTGTGTGTATCCTTGTTCTGCCATCAATTTCGCATGTGCTTTTGCTGTAGCAATTTGGCGATCTTTATTAACAACAACGATATCTTTTCCTTTTTGCAGTATATTAGTATCATATGCTTCATAAGCAGAGGTTGACACTTTGGCCATACCTATAGTTAGGAAATGCTCTTGTAGCACATTAAGTTCTACGTCGTTTTTCTTAAAAGTATCAGAAGCTCTTAGTGCCATTTCTTTGGATCCACCACCACCAGGGATAACACCAACACCAAATTCTACAAGTCCTATATAGGTTTCTGCAGCAGCAATTACTTTATCGGCATGCATAGAGAGTTCACATCCACCACCAAGTGCCATACCATGAGGAGCAGCAATTGTTGGGATTGCAGAATAACGCATACGCATCATAGAATCCTGGAAATATTTAATAGCCATATTAAGCTCGTCATATTCTTGCTCAACGGCCATCATAAATATCATTCCGATATTTGCACCTACAGAGAAGTTTGCTGCTTGATTACCAACAACCAATCCCTGAAAATCTTTTTCAGCAATATCGATAGCTTTGTTTAATCCGGCTAAAACATCACCACCAATAGTGTTCATCTTACTCTGGAACTCTACATTTAGAATTCCATCACCAAGATCTTCTACTACGACTCCGCTATTTTTAAATACTTCTGAAGATTTACGGATATTATCCAGAATGATAAATGCATCTTGTCCTGGTACTTTTACTTGTTCTTTTTTAGGAATATCGTAGAAAAATGTAGCTCCATTATTTACAGTATAAAAAGAAGTACTTCCTGAGGCGATCATATCAAGTACCCATGAAGCAGGTTCATACCCTTCTGCACGCATCATTTCGATTCCTTTTTCTACTCCAATAGCATCCCAGATCTGAAAAGGACCATGTTCCCATCCAAAACCAGCTTTCATTGCATCATCGATTTTATATAAATCGTCTGTAATTTCAGGAATACGATTGGAAACATATGCGAATAGTGCAGATAAATTTTTACGATAAAATTCTCCTGCTTTATCTTTTCCGGAGACTAATACTTTAAAACGATCAACTACTTTATCGATAGTTTTTGTCATTTCAAGAGTAGCAAAAGAAGCTCTTTTTTTAGCTTTGTATTCTAAAGTATCTAAATCTAAAGATAGGATTTCTCTTTTTCCATCTGCACCAACATTCTTTTTATAGAATCCTTGTCCGGTTTTACTTCCCAGCCATTTGTTATCCATCATAGTACCGATGAAATCCGGGAGTTTAAATAATTCGTGACGTTCATCATCCTTGCAATTATCTGCAATACCATTAGCTACATGAACCAAAGTATCCAAACCAACTACATCTACGGTACGAAAAGTTGCAGATTTTGGACGACCAATAACAGGGCCAGTAAGTTTGTCTACTTCTTCTATTGTTAATCCCATCTCTTTTACCATGTGGAATAAACTCATGATACTAAAGATTCCGATTCTATTCCCAATAAACGCGGGGGTGTCTTTTGCAACTACAGAAGTTTTTCCTAAATATTGTTCTCCATATCCATTAAGGAAATCCAAAACTTCCTGAGATGTATTTGGGCCAGGAATAATTTCGAATAATTTGAGATAACGAGCAGGGTTAAAGAAATGTGTTCCACAGAAATGCTTCTGAAAATCTTCACTTCTTCCTTCATTCATGAAATGAATAGGAATACCAGAGGTATTAGAAGTAATTAATGTACCTGGTGTTCTGTGTTTTTCAAGATTTTCAAAAACTATTTTTTTAATATCTAATCGTTCTACAACAACTTCTATAATCCAATCTACATCTGCAACTTTTGCGATATCATCTTCCAGGTTTCCTGTAGTGATACGATTTGCAAATTTTTGATGGTATATAGGAGAGGGTTTAGATTTAAGAGCAGCGGTAAGTGAATCATTTACTAATCGATTACGGACCACTTTGTTGTCAAGAGTAAGGCCTTTCGCTTTTTCTTTGTCATTAAGTTCTCGAGGGACTATATCTAATAATAGTACTTCGACACCAATATTAGCGAAATGACATGCAATACCAGATCCCATGATTCCTGAGCCGATAACTGCAACTTTTTTAATGATTCTTTTCATTTTTTAACTTCGGGTTGTTAAGGTTTTACAGATTCTTGTTTTGAGTAAATTTTTTTAGATGATATCAGATCATTTATGGTTTGAAAGACTTCTAAGAAAACATCTAACTTTTCTTGCGGAACATGTTTTCTTACCATAGTATCAAAAGTAAAAACTACTTCTTTTGAGAAATTTCTCATTTCTACCCCAAATGGAGTGAGATAGATTAATACACCTCGTCCATCTTGAGGATTTTTCTTTCTAAAAATTAATCCTTTTTCTTCCATGGTTTTCAAAGTGCGTGATAAACTTGTGGCTTCCATTCCCATTTTGGGTCCTAATGAAGTAGAAGGTGTACCGCTTTCTGGGTCTATGCTAAGTAATGCAAATCCAGTAGCCATTGTACTTCCTTTTTTGCTAGCTTCTTCATTATACATCTTAGCAACTGCCATCCAGGTAGCTCTAAGAGCATAATCGATTGTCTTTTCTCTCATTCAAAAAAATTGTTATGAATGTAAAGGTAAGAAAATTTATTATGCACGCATAATAAATGAAGTAAAAAATTGAGAAAAGTTAATGTAATTTACACTTTTTTGTTGAATTAATAAAAAAACTCCCCATAAAATGAGGAGTTTACTGATTAACAGTTAAATCTGATATGCATTTTATATACAATCAGCACATTGAATTAGCCATAAATTTTTGAATAAAGATCTTTGTATTTTTCTTTTATTACTTTTCTTTTTAGTTTCATAGTAGGGGTAAGGTGACCTGCATCAATACTCCATTCTTCAGGTGTAAGTTCAAATCGTTTTACACGTTCCCATTTTCCAAACTTTTTATTGTGTTCATCAACTTCTTCCTGGTAACGATCAATAATTGATTGGTTATTAAGAGCTTCTTGCATAGAGCTACCTATTTGTATGCCTTTACGATCTGCCCATTCTTTTAGAAATTCGAAGTTGGGTTGTATAAATGCTGCTGGCATTTTTTCTCCTTCTCCGATTACCATTATTTGTTCAATAAAACGAGATTGTTTCATGGCATTTTCTATTAATTGCGGAGCGACATATTTACCACCAGAAGTTTTAAACATTTCTTTTTTACGATCGGTAATACGCAAAAAACCATCATTATCGATTTCGCCAATATCTCCTGTATGAAAATATCCGTTTTTTAATACTTCATTGGTTTTTTCTTCATCTTTATAATATCCTAACATTACTTGAGGACCTTTCACCAAAATTTCACCATCTTCGGCTATTTTTACTTCGGTTTCAGGAATCATTCTTCCTACTGTACCTATCTTAAAACCTCCATTTTCTCTTTCATTTACCGAAATTACCGGTGATGTTTCGGTAAGACCATATCCTTCCATAACTCCTATCCCTGCAGCATTGAATATTCGAGCAAGCCTTGGTTGTAATGCAGCACTACCAGAAGCGATTAGCTTTAAATTGCCACCCAGAGCTTCTTGCCACTTGCTAAAAATAAGTTTTCTGGCAATACTTAACTTTTTTTCATACCACCAACCATTAGCACCGTAGGGTTCATATTTTAACCCAAGCTCTACCGCCCAAAAGAATAATTTCTTTTTAATTCCTGTAAGGTCAGCACCTTTAGCAATGATTTTATCATATACTTTTTCTAATAATCTAGGCACAGCAGTCATTACCTCTGGTTTAACTTCTTTTAAGTTATCACTTATAGTTTCTATAGACTCTGCGAAATAAATACTTACACCTCTATATTGGTATAGATACATTAGCATTCTTTCATAAATGTGGCATACTGGAAGAAAACTTAAGGCTTTGGTTTCTCCATCTACTATAGGGAATCTGCAGGAACTATTTATCGAATTACTTACTACATTTTTATGACTAAGCATGACTCCTTTAGGTCTTCCTGTTGTTCCTGAAGTATATATTAAAGTTGCAAGATCGTCTTCTTTTACAGAAGCCATGATTTCTTCTACTGTTGATTGGTTACTATCATCCTTACCCAATTCAAGAACTTCATTCCAACTTTTACAACCAGAAATATCATTATAGGAGTATACTTCTTTTAGAGAAGGAACATTAGCTTTAATATTTTCAACTTTTTGAAATACTTCTTCATCAGAAACAAAACAATATGTTGCTTCAGAATGGTTTAAGACATATTCATAATCTTCTTGAGAAATTGTTGGGTAAATGGGAACATCTTGCGCACCAATTTGAAGAACACCAATGTCAGTGATATTCCATTCTGTTCTGTTATTAGAAGAGATAATCGCTATTTTATCATTAGGTTTTACACCTAATCGTAATAAACCACGGCTAATTTGATTAGCTTTTTCTACATATTCTTCAGTAGAAGTTGCAATCCATTCACCATTATATTTAGTTATTAAAGCCTTGTCTAAATTAAATTTTTTTAATTGATAATGTGGGAAATCAAATAATCTAGTAATTTTCGTCATAAGTCGTTTTAAAATAATTTTTGTAGCATTCCAAAGCTCTTTCCAGATGGTTGTTTTTAAAAATAATTGGGTGATTAAATTTACGAATAAACAAAATAGAATACACCACTATTTAAGAACTTAAAAGAACTACTATGCGCGCATAGTTTTGCAAATTATAAAAAATCTTATAATACACAACTCTAAGATATAAAAAAAAGGAGCTGTAAATTGTTAACTCTTTAATATTTTATCGTTTTTAATAAAATATCCGTCATTTATAGATTTAAAACTAGCTTTATAATACATAAATAAGATCATCTCTTGATAAATAGAGAGGTATGTTCTATGTCTATTTAATGACTTGTTAGATTATTTTTTATCTGCTCAAAGTTTTTTACGTCTACTTTTCCATTGGTTGGGATCATATTTTGCCAGACCCAATTATAATGTTCGATTACTTTTTTGGCTTTTAAATGTGGTCTGTCCCCAGTGGTATGTCCATCTTCTATCACAGTTATATTATAGTCTTTTGTTAACCCTGACTGGACAGTTGATGCTACACAAAAGTCGGTTGCACAACCTGTAATAAATAACTCGTTGATATGTAAATCATTTAGTTTTGATTGTAGCTTTGATTTATAAAATATATCATTAGCATACTTATCTATAAAAATATCAGTAGTCTCTGTTTCCAAATCATCTAATAATTCCCATTCTGGTGTATTTGGTAAAAAATCATTCATTTTTGTACCATCATGTTGAATAAAAAATACAGAAAAACCAGATGCTCTGAATAGTTGAGCAAGCATATTGATTCTGTTCACAACTCCTTTTGTGTCAAATCGCGGAGTTTTTGGAGTAAAAGAACCCTTTTGCATATCAATTATTAAGAGCGCTTTTCTGTTTTTCATTCAGAGGCATTTTTCTCTAACCATTTTCTGGCGTTTACAAAGGCTTCGATCCATGGTGATACTTCGTCATGTCTATCTAGTGGATAGTTAGCCCAGTTCCATTGAAAAATTGAACGTTCTATATGAGGCATCATTACCAAATGGCGACCAGTTTTATCTGTCATCATAGCTGTGTTGTAATTTGATCCATTTGGATTAGAAGGGTATCCTTCGTATCCATATTTTGCTACAATGTTATATTGATCTTCTGGTAATGGTAAATCAAACTTTCCTTCACCATGAGAAATCCATACTCCCAGAGTGCTTCCTGCCAAAGTAGATAGCATTACAGAATTGTTATCCTGTACTTTTACAGAAGTGAAACTACTCTCATGCTTATGAGAATCATTGTAGGTTAGTTTACCGTGTTTTTCATGTTCCGGGTTAATAACCTCTAGTTCCATAAACAATTGGCAACCGTTACAGATACCTACAGATAGCGTATCTTCTCTTTTAAAGAATTTTTTTAATGCTGTATTTGCTTTTTCGTTATACAAAAAGGCGCCTGCCCATCCTTTTGCAGATCCTAAAACATCACTATTAGAGAAACCTCCTACGGCTCCAATAAACTGAATACCTTCTAATGTTTCTCGACCAGATATCAAATCGGTCATATGTACATCTTTTACATCAAAACCTGCCAGATACATGGCATTAGCCATTTCTCGTTCAGAATTACTTCCTTTTTCACGTATGATGGCTGCTTTTGGCCTTTTAGACTCACTAGAAATCACAGGTCGTTTACCATCAAAGTGTTTTGGAAAAGAATAGTGTAATGGTTGATTTGTATAATTTTGAAATCTATCTTTTGCTAAATCATTTGCAGTTTGTTTCTGATCTAATAAGAAAGAAGTTTTGTACCATGTATTTCTTAATTCTTCTATGGAAAGATCAAAGGAATCATTTTGATTTTTAATGGTTAAAGAAGCTTCTTCTTTTATAGTACCGATGTTGAAGAACTCAATATTGTTTTTAGAAAGAATAGATTCAACATCCGAATTTGAAGCACTCTGAAAAACAATCCCTGAGTTTTCTGCAAACAATAATTTGATTGAATCGGATTCTCCAATTTTGGTAAGATCAAGGTTTGCTCCAAGGTTAAGGTCTGCAAAACACAATTCTAATAATGTAGTGATCAAACCTCCTGAGGCGATATCATGACCCGCTACAATTTTATCTTCTCTAATTAGATTTTGAATCACATTAAAGGTGCTCTTAAAACTAGCAGCGTCCTTAATATTTGGTGCTTCAGAACCAATTCTATTTAACATTTGTGCAAATGAAGAGCCTCCAAGTTGGTGTTTGTCATTAGAAAGATTGATATAATAGATATTACCACCATTTTTTTGTAAAACGGGTTCAACAATTTTGGTGATGTCATTACAATGTGCAGCTGCAGATATCACTACAGTTCCGGGAGCAATAACTTCTTCATTTGGGTATTTTTGCTTCATAGATAGTGAATCTTTACCCGTAGGTACATTGATTCCTAAATCAATAGCAAAATCTGAAATTGCTTTTACAGCTTTATATAATCTAGCATCTTCTCCTTCATTTTTACAAGGCCACATCCAATTTGCAGATAATGAAACGGATTGCAATCCTTCATTAAGTGGTGCCCATATAATATTAGTCAATGCTTCTGCAATAGAATTTTTACTCCCTGCTTCTGGGTTGATTAGGCCTGAGATAGGAGAATGTCCAATACTAGTTGCAATACCTTCTTTACCATTATAATCTAGCGCCATTACCCCACAATTGTTTAAAGGTAATTGTAATGGCCCTGCACATTGTTGTTTAGCAACTTTTCCTCCTACACATCGATCTACTTTATTGGTTAACCAATCTTTACAGGCAACAGCTTCTAGCTGTAGTACCTGTTCGAGGTAGTTTTGAAAATTTTCTTTGTTATAAGAAATGTTTTCATAATTACGCTCAATGGTTTTATCGTTCATTATAGTTTTAGGAGAACTACCAAACATATCTTCTAATGCAAGATCCATTGGTGTATCTCCTTTGGTTTTGGACTGAAAGGTAAAACGGTGATCTCCGGTAACATCTCCTACTTCATACATAGGGGAGCGTTCGCGCTCAGCAATACGTTGTAGTGTATCTATATTTTTTTGCCCGATAACTAATCCCATACGTTCTTGGGATTCGTTACCGATGATTTCTTTTGCCGATAATGTTGGGTCTCCTACAGGTAGTTTATCCAGGTCAATTTTTCCACCAGTCTCTTCTACCAGTTCAGAAAGACAGTTAAGATGGCCTCCTGCACCATGATCATGTATGGATACAATTGTATTTTCTTCATTCTCTACCATACCTCTAATTGCATTAGAAGCACGTTTTTGCATTTCTGGATTAGAGCGCTGTATCGCATTTAATTCGATACCGCTGCTAAATTCTCCGGTATCTGCAGAAGATACAGCAGCACCTCCCATACCAATTCGATAATTTTCTCCTCCCAAGATTACAATTTTATCTCCTTTTTCTGGAGTGGCTTTGATAGCTTGTTCGGCTTTACCATATCCAATCCCACCTGCCTGCATAATTACTTTGTCGAAACCAAGTTTTCGGGCGTCTTCTTCATGCTCAAAAGTGAGTACAGATCCTGTGATTAAAGGTTGACCAAATTTATTTCCAAAATCAGAAGCTCCGTTAGAGGCCTTTATTAATATGTCCATTGGAGTTTGGTATAACCAATCTCTTTCTGTCATAGCTTTCTCCCATGGACGGTTATTTTCTAATCGCGAATATGAGGTCATATATACTGCTGTCCCAGCAAGAGGCAAGGAGCCTTTTCCTCCGGCAAGGCGATCTCTGATTTCTCCTCCAGATCCTGTAGCAGCGCCATTAAATGGTTCTACTGTGGTCGGAAAATTATGTGTTTCCGCTTTAATCGAAATCACACTATTGAATTCGGTTTCCTGATAAAAATCAGGCTTATCAGCAGTTTTTGGAGCAAACTGAGTAACTCTTGGCCCTTTTATAAAGGCTACATTATCTTTATATGCAGAAACAATATCGTTTGGATTTACCTCTGATGTCTTTTTTATTAACTTAAAAAGTGAAGTAGGTTGTTCTTCTCCATCAATAACAAAGGTTCCGTTAAAGATTTTATGACGACAGTGTTCAGAATTTACTTGCGAAAACCCAAAAACTTCTGAGTCTGTAAGTTGTCGTCCTATTTTTTTACTAACTCCTTCGAGGTATTCAATTTCTTCGTCATTAAGAGCTAAACCTTCGGCGATATTATAAGCAGCAATATCATCAATCTCTATGATCGATTCTGGCTTTATATCAATAGTATAGATATCCTGATTTAGCAGATCATACTTTTGAGAAAGCATAGGGTCGAAATCAATGTAATCTTTTGTAACGGTTCGAAATTCTTCTATTCTAACAATTCCTTCTATACCCATATTCTGAGTGATCTCTACGGCATTAGTACTCCACGGAGTAATCATTGCGGCACGAGGACCAACAAAAAAAGCGTCAATAGACGCCACAGATAGTTGAGGTTGGTTGCCAAATAACCATGTTAATTTTTTTATGGTTTCAGGAGAGATTTCATTGTTTGTTTGAACTGCAAATACTTTCTCGTTTTGGTTTCCGAAGAAATGGATCATACTTCGATTATTTGTGTTGATTTTTATTAAGCTGCAAATTTACTACTTTCTTACTAAAATTAGGTATAAAACTAAGATAGAATCCCAGAGTTATTCACTGAATTTTAAACAATAGCAAAGAGATAAAATGTAATAATTGAATTTTGTGATATTACAGTATGAATGTTTCGATAGTTTTTAGAAGGTTTTGCATCTTTGCAAGAGTGAAATTTTTATATAACTGTATACATATTATTGTATACAGATACGTATTATTTTCTTTCTAATAGGGCCATATAAAACCCATCATATCCTGATTTATGTGAAAGTACTTTCTTGTCTTTGATCAAGGTGAAATCATTTCCGATTTCTTTAGAAAGGAAACTTTTTACCTGATCTTGATTTTCTGATGGTAAAATAGAGCAGGTAGCATATACTAATTTTCCTCCAGATTTTACCATTTTAGAATAATTCTCAAGTATTTCGGCTTGTGTATGCTTGATTTTATCTAAAAATTCTGGTTGTAATTTCCATTTGGCATCTGGGTTTCGTCGTAAAACACCCAAACCACTACATGGGGCATCGATAAGAACACGATCTGCTTTGCCATATAATTTTTTGATGTCTTTTGTGCTTTCTATGACTCGAGTTTCGATATTATGGGCACCATCTCTACGAGCTCTTCTTTTAAGCTCTTTTAGTTTATTACCATAAATATCCATAGCAATAACCTGTCCTTTATTTTGCATCAAGGCTGCCAAATGAAGACTTTTACCACCTGCACCTGCACAAGTATCTACAACACGTTGCCCAGGTTGTACTTCTAGAAAATCGGCTACCAATTGAGAAGAAGCATCTTGTACTTCAAATAATCCGTTTTTGAATGCTTCTGTGGTAAATACATTGGTTCTTTCGACAAGCTTAAGCGCATCTGGATATCCTTTAATGAATTCGGTATCGATATTTTCGTCTTCCAGTAGACTTCTAAGTTTTTCTCTTGATGTTTTTAAGGTATTTGCACGAAGAATTACAGGAGCCTGCTCATTAAGTGCGGTAATTTCTTTATCCCACAGTTTACCTAGTTCTTGTTCCCCCAATTGATCCATCCAATCGGGGATAGACTCTTTAAATTTTCTTATTTTGCTTAATTCATCAAAACGTCCTTTGATACGACGGGTAGGCGTAGGGCCAATTTGTTTCCAATCGGGCAAAGAAATTCCTCTTAGAGTGGCCCAAACTGCAAAAACTCTCCATAAGTTATCTCTGGAGAAAGGTTCTTTTACTTCGGCTATTTCGGTATATAAGCGTTTCCATCTTACGATTTCGTATACGGTCTCTGCAACAAAACTACGATCACGTGATCCCCATCTTTTGTCTCGTTTCAGTAATTTCTGA
Proteins encoded:
- the purL gene encoding phosphoribosylformylglycinamidine synthase — translated: MIHFFGNQNEKVFAVQTNNEISPETIKKLTWLFGNQPQLSVASIDAFFVGPRAAMITPWSTNAVEITQNMGIEGIVRIEEFRTVTKDYIDFDPMLSQKYDLLNQDIYTIDIKPESIIEIDDIAAYNIAEGLALNDEEIEYLEGVSKKIGRQLTDSEVFGFSQVNSEHCRHKIFNGTFVIDGEEQPTSLFKLIKKTSEVNPNDIVSAYKDNVAFIKGPRVTQFAPKTADKPDFYQETEFNSVISIKAETHNFPTTVEPFNGAATGSGGEIRDRLAGGKGSLPLAGTAVYMTSYSRLENNRPWEKAMTERDWLYQTPMDILIKASNGASDFGNKFGQPLITGSVLTFEHEEDARKLGFDKVIMQAGGIGYGKAEQAIKATPEKGDKIVILGGENYRIGMGGAAVSSADTGEFSSGIELNAIQRSNPEMQKRASNAIRGMVENEENTIVSIHDHGAGGHLNCLSELVEETGGKIDLDKLPVGDPTLSAKEIIGNESQERMGLVIGQKNIDTLQRIAERERSPMYEVGDVTGDHRFTFQSKTKGDTPMDLALEDMFGSSPKTIMNDKTIERNYENISYNKENFQNYLEQVLQLEAVACKDWLTNKVDRCVGGKVAKQQCAGPLQLPLNNCGVMALDYNGKEGIATSIGHSPISGLINPEAGSKNSIAEALTNIIWAPLNEGLQSVSLSANWMWPCKNEGEDARLYKAVKAISDFAIDLGINVPTGKDSLSMKQKYPNEEVIAPGTVVISAAAHCNDITKIVEPVLQKNGGNIYYINLSNDKHQLGGSSFAQMLNRIGSEAPNIKDAASFKSTFNVIQNLIREDKIVAGHDIASGGLITTLLELCFADLNLGANLDLTKIGESDSIKLLFAENSGIVFQSASNSDVESILSKNNIEFFNIGTIKEEASLTIKNQNDSFDLSIEELRNTWYKTSFLLDQKQTANDLAKDRFQNYTNQPLHYSFPKHFDGKRPVISSESKRPKAAIIREKGSNSEREMANAMYLAGFDVKDVHMTDLISGRETLEGIQFIGAVGGFSNSDVLGSAKGWAGAFLYNEKANTALKKFFKREDTLSVGICNGCQLFMELEVINPEHEKHGKLTYNDSHKHESSFTSVKVQDNNSVMLSTLAGSTLGVWISHGEGKFDLPLPEDQYNIVAKYGYEGYPSNPNGSNYNTAMMTDKTGRHLVMMPHIERSIFQWNWANYPLDRHDEVSPWIEAFVNARKWLEKNASE
- a CDS encoding RsmB/NOP family class I SAM-dependent RNA methyltransferase, which translates into the protein MRLHRNLVFAVIDGLHEIFNEGSYADKVVQKLLKRDKRWGSRDRSFVAETVYEIVRWKRLYTEIAEVKEPFSRDNLWRVFAVWATLRGISLPDWKQIGPTPTRRIKGRFDELSKIRKFKESIPDWMDQLGEQELGKLWDKEITALNEQAPVILRANTLKTSREKLRSLLEDENIDTEFIKGYPDALKLVERTNVFTTEAFKNGLFEVQDASSQLVADFLEVQPGQRVVDTCAGAGGKSLHLAALMQNKGQVIAMDIYGNKLKELKRRARRDGAHNIETRVIESTKDIKKLYGKADRVLIDAPCSGLGVLRRNPDAKWKLQPEFLDKIKHTQAEILENYSKMVKSGGKLVYATCSILPSENQDQVKSFLSKEIGNDFTLIKDKKVLSHKSGYDGFYMALLERK
- a CDS encoding isochorismatase family protein, which encodes MKNRKALLIIDMQKGSFTPKTPRFDTKGVVNRINMLAQLFRASGFSVFFIQHDGTKMNDFLPNTPEWELLDDLETETTDIFIDKYANDIFYKSKLQSKLNDLHINELFITGCATDFCVASTVQSGLTKDYNITVIEDGHTTGDRPHLKAKKVIEHYNWVWQNMIPTNGKVDVKNFEQIKNNLTSH